The Urbifossiella limnaea genome has a window encoding:
- a CDS encoding DUF2752 domain-containing protein → MTAPPPDRRTRTAVRGALVGIAVLALGGVVSLIATTPPTPDSFYPKCTLYQATGLHCPGCGAGRAAHAALNGRVAQAFAYNPVAVLLLPVVVVVALVQTVQWARGRPTRTRIIVSGRWIMALAVALIVFMLLRNLPWYPFTLLAPHDL, encoded by the coding sequence ATGACCGCGCCCCCGCCCGACCGGCGCACGCGCACCGCGGTCCGCGGCGCGCTGGTCGGGATCGCCGTTCTGGCCCTCGGCGGGGTGGTGTCCCTGATCGCCACTACCCCGCCGACGCCCGACAGCTTCTACCCGAAGTGTACGCTGTACCAGGCCACGGGCCTTCACTGCCCCGGTTGCGGCGCGGGCCGGGCGGCGCACGCCGCTCTGAACGGCCGCGTGGCCCAGGCGTTCGCGTACAACCCCGTCGCGGTCTTACTCCTCCCCGTCGTCGTCGTCGTGGCGTTGGTTCAGACCGTGCAGTGGGCGCGCGGTCGGCCGACGCGGACGCGCATCATCGTGAGCGGCCGCTGGATCATGGCGCTGGCGGTGGCGCTGATCGTGTTCATGCTGCTGCGGAACCTCCCGTGGTACCCGTTCACGCTCCTCGCCCCGCACGATTTGTAG
- the larC gene encoding nickel pincer cofactor biosynthesis protein LarC translates to MRVAHFDCFSGISGDMVLGALLDAGVDAAPIRAALDSLGLPITLEAEKVKRCGFEATKATVHAADQEDYRFLPDVEAILARGALTPRQRELATVIFRKVAVAESVAHGMPLERVHFHEVGALDSIADIVGAAVGLDLLGVEQFTSSPVPTGSGTVKCAHGIMPVPTPGTAELLKGVPLAASAVKGELTTPTGAAILTTVATEFTAAPAMTIERIGHGAGTKDFFEQPNILRLWVGTSNAERRMTKDEADTVTVLETNLDDCPAEVVGYCFERLLAAGALDVYAVPIHMKKNRPGVLLSVIAEPGRVAELEAILFRETGTFGVRRTTTVRSKLAREAVTVETPWGPVRAKRGRRDGFEIVTPEYEDCARVAREHGIPLREVYAVVGATNRAGRGA, encoded by the coding sequence TTGCGCGTCGCACACTTCGATTGCTTCAGCGGCATCAGCGGCGACATGGTCCTCGGCGCCCTCCTCGACGCCGGCGTAGACGCCGCCCCCATTCGCGCCGCACTCGACTCGCTCGGCCTGCCGATCACGCTGGAAGCCGAGAAGGTGAAGCGCTGCGGCTTCGAGGCGACGAAGGCGACGGTCCACGCCGCGGACCAGGAGGACTACCGGTTCCTGCCAGACGTGGAAGCAATTCTAGCTCGCGGGGCGCTGACGCCGCGGCAGCGCGAGCTGGCGACAGTCATCTTCCGCAAGGTCGCGGTGGCCGAGTCGGTGGCCCACGGGATGCCGCTGGAGCGCGTCCACTTCCACGAGGTAGGGGCGCTCGACAGCATCGCCGACATCGTCGGCGCGGCCGTCGGGCTGGACTTGCTCGGCGTCGAGCAGTTTACCAGTTCTCCCGTGCCGACCGGCAGCGGCACCGTGAAGTGCGCCCACGGCATCATGCCCGTTCCGACGCCGGGCACGGCCGAGTTGTTGAAGGGTGTGCCGCTCGCCGCCAGCGCCGTGAAGGGCGAGCTCACAACGCCGACCGGCGCGGCTATCCTCACGACCGTGGCGACAGAGTTCACCGCGGCCCCGGCCATGACCATCGAGCGAATCGGCCACGGGGCCGGGACCAAGGACTTTTTCGAGCAGCCGAACATCCTCCGCCTGTGGGTCGGCACCTCGAATGCCGAACGACGAATGACGAAGGACGAAGCCGACACCGTGACCGTCCTCGAAACGAACCTCGACGACTGCCCCGCGGAGGTGGTCGGCTACTGCTTCGAGCGGTTGCTGGCGGCCGGGGCGTTGGACGTGTACGCGGTGCCGATCCACATGAAGAAGAACCGCCCCGGCGTGCTGCTGAGCGTCATCGCCGAGCCGGGCCGCGTGGCCGAGTTAGAAGCGATCCTGTTCCGCGAGACGGGCACGTTCGGCGTCCGCCGCACGACGACGGTGCGGTCGAAGCTGGCGCGCGAGGCGGTGACGGTGGAGACGCCGTGGGGGCCGGTGCGGGCGAAGCGCGGCCGGCGCGACGGGTTTGAGATCGTGACGCCGGAATACGAGGACTGCGCTCGCGTGGCCCGGGAACACGGCATACCGTTGCGGGAAGTATACGCCGTGGTCGGGGCTACAAATCGTGCGGGGCGAGGAGCGTGA
- the alaS gene encoding alanine--tRNA ligase → MLSSSDIRKQFVDFFCKKHGHTNVPSSPVVPLADPTLLFANAGMNQFKPYFLGTEKPASTRVANTQKCIRAGGKHNDLDDVGKDTYHHTFFEMLGNWSFGDYFKREAIAWAWELLVEVWMLDPTRLHVTVFEGDPANGIPRDDEAAGFWKAVGVPPDRVHLGNKKDNFWEMGATGPCGPCTEVHYDATPDRSGGPLVNAGSDKVVEIWNLVFIQFNRNEDQTLTPLPAMHVDTGMGFERITKVIQGVNSNYDTDVFQPIFAAIQKVTGAAPYGGVLDDLKDTAYRVIADHIRTLTFALTDGAAIGNDGRNYVLKRILRRAERYGAQVLGTKEPFLHALVPTVVELMGSAFPELKANPAKVRSAIYAEEEGFLRTLKRGIKLFDDVAAKMRAEGRTQVSGAEAFKLHDTYGVLIDITQQMAQEEGLTVDADGFQKLIDMQGGPGRKNAVVAAIQGELPPTDDAAKYSYVQVEATVLGWVKDNAVVRTGALAAGDSVALLLDRTNFYGEQGGQVGDQGIITTAAGASFEVEDTQRLGETVLHVGTLDHGTLTVGDRVLLNQSVGHRVDVMRNHTATHLMNLALRQVLGGDVDQRGSLVDENKTRFDFTHDRPLTADQLREVEDRVNRGVIRDQVVQAAVMPLEEAKQLPGVRAVFGEKYPDPVRVVMVGTDNPAHLTADMSVEFCGGTHVPRTGTIGLFKLVSQEGVAKGVRRVTAVTGRAAYADAQARGAVLDELTGRFHCKPDELPGRIDALQEQLKKLQEQLKKGAAADLGGVIDKLLEAAPTLGGATVVIGQLPEGTTTDAARAQVDRVRQKVGSSFVVFGWTEEGGKVPFLAAMTPELVKKGVKAGDVVKQVAAVAGGSGGGKPDLAQAGGKDATKLSEALAKARELAGQLLK, encoded by the coding sequence ATGCTCTCGTCGTCCGACATCCGTAAGCAGTTCGTCGACTTCTTCTGCAAGAAGCACGGGCACACGAACGTGCCGTCCAGCCCGGTGGTGCCGCTCGCCGACCCCACGCTGCTGTTCGCCAACGCCGGCATGAACCAGTTCAAGCCGTACTTCCTCGGCACCGAGAAGCCGGCAAGCACCCGCGTCGCCAACACCCAGAAGTGCATCCGCGCCGGCGGCAAACACAACGACCTCGACGACGTGGGGAAGGACACGTACCACCACACCTTCTTCGAGATGCTCGGGAACTGGAGCTTCGGCGACTACTTCAAGCGCGAGGCCATCGCCTGGGCGTGGGAGCTGCTCGTCGAGGTGTGGATGCTCGACCCGACGCGGCTCCACGTCACCGTGTTCGAGGGCGACCCCGCCAACGGCATCCCGCGCGACGACGAGGCGGCGGGCTTCTGGAAGGCCGTCGGCGTGCCGCCCGATCGCGTCCACCTCGGCAACAAGAAGGACAACTTCTGGGAGATGGGCGCGACCGGCCCGTGCGGCCCGTGTACCGAGGTGCATTACGACGCCACGCCCGACCGCAGCGGCGGTCCGCTCGTGAACGCCGGCTCGGACAAGGTCGTCGAGATCTGGAACCTCGTGTTCATCCAGTTCAACCGCAACGAGGACCAGACCCTCACCCCGCTGCCGGCGATGCACGTCGATACCGGCATGGGCTTCGAGCGGATCACCAAGGTGATCCAGGGCGTGAACAGCAACTACGACACGGACGTGTTCCAGCCGATCTTCGCCGCGATCCAGAAGGTGACCGGCGCGGCCCCCTATGGCGGCGTGCTCGACGACCTGAAAGACACGGCGTACCGCGTCATCGCCGACCACATCCGAACGCTGACGTTCGCGCTCACCGACGGCGCCGCGATCGGCAACGACGGCCGGAACTACGTGCTAAAGCGCATCCTCCGCCGCGCCGAGCGCTACGGGGCGCAGGTGCTCGGCACGAAGGAGCCGTTCCTGCACGCACTCGTGCCGACGGTGGTCGAGCTGATGGGCAGTGCGTTCCCCGAGCTGAAGGCGAACCCGGCGAAGGTCCGCAGTGCGATCTACGCCGAGGAGGAAGGGTTCCTTCGCACCCTGAAACGCGGCATCAAGCTGTTCGACGACGTGGCCGCGAAAATGCGGGCCGAGGGGCGCACGCAGGTGAGCGGGGCCGAGGCCTTCAAGCTGCACGACACCTACGGCGTGCTCATCGACATCACGCAGCAGATGGCCCAGGAGGAGGGGCTGACCGTCGACGCGGACGGCTTCCAGAAGCTCATCGACATGCAGGGCGGCCCCGGGCGGAAGAACGCCGTCGTCGCCGCGATCCAGGGCGAGCTGCCGCCGACCGACGACGCCGCGAAGTACAGCTACGTCCAGGTCGAGGCGACCGTCCTCGGCTGGGTGAAGGACAACGCAGTCGTCCGCACCGGCGCGCTGGCCGCCGGCGACTCCGTCGCCCTGCTGCTCGACCGCACCAACTTCTACGGCGAGCAGGGCGGACAGGTCGGCGACCAGGGTATCATCACCACCGCGGCCGGGGCGTCGTTCGAGGTCGAGGACACGCAGCGGCTCGGCGAGACGGTGCTGCACGTCGGCACGCTCGACCATGGCACGCTGACCGTCGGCGACCGGGTGCTGTTGAACCAGTCCGTTGGCCACCGCGTCGACGTGATGCGGAACCACACCGCCACGCACCTGATGAACCTGGCGCTCCGGCAGGTACTCGGCGGCGACGTGGACCAGCGCGGCAGCCTCGTCGACGAGAACAAGACGCGCTTCGACTTCACCCACGACAGGCCGCTGACCGCCGACCAGCTGCGCGAGGTTGAGGACCGCGTAAACCGCGGCGTCATTCGCGACCAGGTCGTGCAGGCGGCGGTGATGCCGCTCGAGGAGGCGAAGCAGCTGCCGGGCGTGCGGGCCGTCTTTGGCGAGAAGTACCCCGACCCGGTGCGCGTGGTGATGGTCGGCACCGACAACCCGGCGCACCTCACGGCCGACATGTCGGTCGAGTTCTGCGGCGGCACGCACGTCCCGCGGACGGGCACGATCGGGCTGTTCAAGCTGGTGTCGCAGGAGGGCGTGGCGAAGGGCGTCCGCCGCGTCACCGCCGTGACCGGCCGCGCCGCCTACGCCGACGCCCAGGCCCGCGGCGCGGTGTTGGACGAACTCACGGGCCGCTTCCACTGCAAGCCGGACGAACTGCCCGGCCGCATCGACGCGCTCCAGGAGCAGCTGAAGAAGCTCCAGGAGCAGCTGAAGAAGGGCGCTGCCGCGGACCTCGGCGGAGTCATCGACAAGCTGCTGGAGGCGGCCCCGACGCTCGGCGGTGCCACGGTCGTGATCGGGCAGTTGCCGGAGGGCACAACCACGGATGCGGCCCGCGCGCAGGTGGACCGCGTGCGGCAGAAGGTCGGGTCGTCGTTCGTCGTGTTCGGCTGGACGGAGGAGGGCGGCAAGGTGCCGTTCCTCGCGGCGATGACGCCGGAGCTGGTCAAGAAGGGCGTGAAGGCGGGCGACGTGGTGAAGCAGGTGGCGGCGGTCGCCGGCGGCAGCGGCGGCGGCAAGCCCGACCTGGCTCAAGCCGGCGGTAAGGACGCGACGAAGCTCTCGGAGGCGCTCGCCAAGGCGCGGGAACTCGCCGGGCAGTTGCTCAAGTGA
- a CDS encoding CD225/dispanin family protein produces MARSRDDDYEDDDYDDRPPARRRRDDDDYDDAPRGTPPPNYMVQSILVTLCCCLIGGIIAIVNASQVNSKWAAGDYAGAKKASEQAKMWCMISVGVGLVVNLISVAVQVMAMQAGGGR; encoded by the coding sequence ATGGCCCGCAGCCGCGACGACGACTACGAGGACGACGACTACGACGACCGCCCCCCGGCCCGGCGGCGCCGGGACGACGACGACTACGACGACGCCCCCCGCGGCACCCCGCCGCCGAACTACATGGTGCAGTCGATCCTCGTCACCCTGTGCTGCTGCCTCATCGGCGGCATCATCGCCATCGTCAACGCCAGCCAGGTGAACTCGAAGTGGGCGGCCGGCGACTACGCCGGGGCGAAGAAGGCGTCGGAGCAGGCCAAGATGTGGTGCATGATCTCGGTCGGCGTCGGCCTCGTCGTGAACCTCATCTCCGTCGCGGTGCAGGTGATGGCGATGCAGGCCGGCGGCGGGCGATGA
- a CDS encoding ABC transporter substrate-binding protein, giving the protein MLTSFRPAAVALAFGLALVVTASPAQPPEVEDIKPKLKKIVVDDPDPLPPKGPTTGPTGDPSVKLDELAAAAKAATNPAIKAAFEKYLVPFDRLTGATGAVRVKPIPVHRSGGLPAEFGVQELSPTGVPGPSKNVAKSEVRRFEHFEEMMLIEADVWLKRSGAPDGGPPPEFLAGAEKLLAAGLRYHDYAKANNLRTGKQWDEVRRPLYEKLKEARIRDLRQATTAGEWARVREAAGRIIAAYPNDPVMAKEAAEARVAEAERLLRTKQFGDQVLARELLDDFELKFPGAGGDPVKRARKELSDEAQRFFTLARADKANGNPVRARDYARQAEALDPNLPGLRELARDLGTGSTTLTVGARVFPERLSPVTARFDSERQAVELLFESLLDEIPDPAGGARYRPSVALGMPAVVPGGRELGVRSFPPRGDQEPGFDSSDVAETIKLYRTRPELWAGYSLPWISDLPIPTGPAGVRIAFQHGHPDPRALLTFKLLPATWLSRNARRVDDADFSARPTGTGPFRFGTSSVDPKTGGKTLTLVDNPNFGRTRDRAGLPHLREVRFVELSKIADPFAEFRGGRLNIIPDLTPTELSKALAQNAAELGGHGQVFTAGTNRRVFVLALNIRRPPFQSRDLRRGLGLAIDRDEILQQVYGTVPAQYRRTTGPMTGPFPPGSWAGAKGTGGLPTPLMDRTQAIVHFARYMTTPSAPRSLKLSYPTGDPVAQTACEKIKAQIESLFKDVAVGSRLTLELDPREPRDFLRHVESEQRYDLAYLPFDYPDDWHPFGLAAFLDPDAAGRDGRNVTGFLSAGTNPDEKDRELGGELAAFREHRDFAGDLMPRAQRVHTQFIERMPFVPLWQLDRHTLVSGKLKVVIDDGADPVTADRLNPAVLFQNAARWKME; this is encoded by the coding sequence GTGCTCACATCGTTCCGCCCCGCAGCCGTCGCCCTGGCGTTCGGCCTTGCGCTCGTCGTTACCGCGTCGCCCGCCCAGCCCCCGGAAGTCGAGGACATCAAGCCGAAGTTGAAGAAGATCGTCGTGGACGACCCCGACCCGCTACCGCCGAAGGGGCCAACCACCGGACCGACCGGCGACCCGTCGGTGAAGCTCGACGAACTCGCGGCCGCGGCGAAAGCCGCGACCAACCCGGCGATCAAGGCCGCGTTCGAGAAGTACCTCGTGCCGTTCGACCGACTCACCGGCGCAACCGGGGCGGTTCGCGTGAAGCCGATCCCGGTCCACAGGTCCGGCGGACTTCCGGCCGAGTTCGGCGTTCAGGAACTATCGCCGACGGGTGTGCCCGGCCCGAGCAAGAACGTTGCCAAGTCTGAGGTAAGGCGGTTCGAGCACTTCGAGGAGATGATGCTGATCGAAGCCGACGTGTGGCTGAAGAGGAGCGGCGCGCCCGACGGCGGGCCGCCGCCCGAGTTCCTGGCCGGGGCCGAGAAGTTGCTCGCCGCCGGGCTACGGTATCACGACTACGCCAAGGCCAACAACCTCCGCACCGGCAAGCAGTGGGACGAGGTCCGCCGGCCGTTGTACGAGAAGCTCAAGGAGGCCCGCATCCGCGACCTGCGGCAGGCGACCACAGCCGGTGAGTGGGCGCGGGTCCGCGAGGCCGCCGGGCGGATCATCGCCGCATACCCGAACGACCCAGTCATGGCGAAGGAGGCCGCCGAGGCCCGCGTCGCCGAGGCGGAACGACTGCTGAGGACGAAGCAGTTCGGCGACCAAGTGTTGGCCCGCGAACTTCTCGACGACTTCGAGTTGAAGTTCCCCGGGGCCGGCGGCGACCCGGTGAAGCGCGCCCGCAAAGAGCTCTCGGACGAGGCCCAACGGTTCTTCACGCTTGCCCGCGCTGACAAGGCCAACGGCAATCCCGTGCGCGCCCGCGACTACGCCCGTCAGGCCGAGGCGCTCGACCCGAACCTACCCGGCCTCCGCGAGCTCGCCCGCGACCTGGGCACCGGCTCGACCACGCTGACCGTCGGGGCGCGTGTCTTCCCCGAGCGACTCAGCCCCGTCACCGCCCGGTTCGACAGCGAGCGGCAGGCCGTGGAACTGCTGTTCGAGTCACTCCTGGACGAAATCCCCGACCCGGCCGGGGGGGCGCGCTACCGGCCATCTGTTGCACTCGGGATGCCGGCTGTCGTGCCCGGCGGCCGCGAGCTCGGCGTGCGTTCGTTCCCGCCGCGCGGCGACCAGGAACCCGGGTTCGACTCGAGCGACGTAGCCGAGACGATCAAGCTCTACCGCACCCGGCCCGAACTGTGGGCCGGGTACTCGCTGCCGTGGATCAGCGACCTGCCGATCCCGACCGGCCCGGCCGGCGTCCGCATCGCCTTCCAGCACGGCCACCCCGACCCGCGGGCGCTGCTGACGTTCAAGCTGCTTCCGGCGACGTGGCTGTCCCGCAATGCCCGCCGCGTGGACGACGCCGACTTTTCCGCCCGCCCGACCGGCACCGGGCCGTTCCGCTTCGGCACCTCGTCCGTGGACCCGAAGACCGGCGGCAAGACGCTGACGCTGGTGGACAACCCGAACTTTGGCCGCACCCGCGACCGGGCCGGGCTGCCGCACCTTCGTGAGGTTCGCTTCGTCGAACTGAGCAAGATCGCCGACCCGTTCGCCGAGTTCCGCGGCGGTCGGCTCAACATCATCCCGGACCTAACTCCTACAGAGTTGAGCAAGGCTCTGGCGCAGAACGCGGCCGAACTCGGCGGGCACGGGCAGGTGTTCACCGCGGGGACGAACCGCCGCGTGTTCGTGCTGGCACTCAACATCCGCCGGCCGCCGTTCCAGAGCCGCGACCTCCGCCGCGGGCTCGGGCTGGCGATCGACCGCGACGAGATTCTGCAGCAGGTGTACGGCACGGTCCCGGCCCAGTACCGCCGGACAACGGGGCCGATGACCGGCCCGTTCCCGCCGGGCTCGTGGGCCGGGGCGAAGGGGACCGGCGGTCTGCCGACGCCCTTGATGGACCGGACGCAGGCCATCGTCCACTTCGCCCGGTACATGACGACGCCGTCGGCCCCGCGGTCGCTGAAGCTGTCCTACCCGACCGGCGACCCGGTGGCACAGACCGCGTGCGAGAAGATCAAGGCACAGATCGAGAGTCTGTTCAAGGACGTGGCCGTGGGCAGCCGGCTGACACTGGAGCTGGACCCGCGCGAGCCGCGCGACTTCCTGCGCCACGTCGAGTCGGAGCAGCGCTACGACCTGGCGTACCTGCCGTTCGACTACCCCGACGACTGGCACCCGTTCGGTCTGGCGGCGTTCCTGGACCCGGACGCCGCCGGCCGCGACGGGCGGAACGTGACGGGATTCCTGTCGGCGGGCACGAACCCGGACGAGAAGGACCGCGAACTGGGCGGCGAGTTGGCGGCGTTCCGCGAGCACCGCGACTTCGCCGGCGACCTGATGCCGCGGGCGCAGCGGGTTCACACGCAGTTCATCGAGCGGATGCCGTTCGTGCCGCTGTGGCAGCTCGACCGGCACACGCTCGTGTCGGGCAAGCTAAAGGTGGTGATCGACGACGGCGCCGACCCGGTGACGGCGGACCGGCTCAACCCGGCGGTGCTGTTCCAGAACGCGGCGCGGTGGAAAATGGAATAG